TGACCGCCTCCTCATTCCCGGGGATGGGGCTCGAGGAGAGGATCACGGTGTCCCCCGGCCGGATGCTGAGCTTAGCGTGCGTGCCCGAAGCGAGGCGCGAGAGGACCGACATGGGCTGCCCCTGGCTTCCGGTCGCGAGGACCAGGACCTCCTCGTCCGGCAGGTCCTTGATCTCATCCACGGTGTAGAGCCGGTCCTTGACCTCGAGGTACCCGAGCTCGAGGGCGATGCGGGCGAATTTCAGCATGCTGCGCCCTTCCATCGCGACCTTGCGCCCGTACCGCTCCGCGGCGCGGATCACGCTTTGGATGCGGTGGATGTGGGAGGCGAAGGTGGTGACGAAGACTCGGCCCTTGGCCTGGCCGATTACCTGATCCAGGGCCTTGGCCACCTCCGCTTCGCTCGGCGTGATCCCAGGGCGTTCGGCGTTGGTGGAGTCCGCGATCAGGAGGAGAACCCCTTCAGCACCTGCCTGCGCGATCTTGGCGAGGTGGCTGACCTGCCCGTCGATGGGGGTGGGGTCGAGCTTGAAGTCTCCGGTGTGCACGATTCGCCCGATCGGGGTGTGGATGATCATCCCGGAGTTGTCCGGGATCGAGTGCGTCATGCGGAACAAATCCACGGTGAAGTACCGCCCGATCTTGAGGCGTGCGTCCGGCCCGACCTCGTTCAGGTCGAACTCGCCGGGGCGCAGTCCGAACTCCTCGAGCTTCCCTTTGAGTAGGCCCAGTGTGAGCTTCGCCCCGTAAATGGGCACTTTCGGGAGTTGGGGGAAGAGGAAGGGCAGGGCCCCGATGTGGTCCTCGTGCCCGTGCGTGAGGATCCACCCCTTGATGTACTTGGCGTTCTCAACGAGGTAATCGATGCGGGGGATGAGAATGTCCACCCCGAGCATGTGCTCTTCGGGAAAGGCCAGCCCTCCGTCCACCACGAGGATCTCATCGTTGTAGCGGAAGGCGAAGATGTTCTTCCCGATCTCGCCCATGCCCCCTAGGGGGATGATCTCCACGTACCCGCCGGGGCTCTTACCGCGAGGACGCCGACGGCGCCCTTTCCGCTCGGGTGTACGCGTTTTATCGTTCATAGCGACCTGTCCAATGCACGGTAATCTTTGGGAGGACGTCCCTCC
This region of Marinithermus hydrothermalis DSM 14884 genomic DNA includes:
- a CDS encoding ribonuclease J — translated: MNDKTRTPERKGRRRRPRGKSPGGYVEIIPLGGMGEIGKNIFAFRYNDEILVVDGGLAFPEEHMLGVDILIPRIDYLVENAKYIKGWILTHGHEDHIGALPFLFPQLPKVPIYGAKLTLGLLKGKLEEFGLRPGEFDLNEVGPDARLKIGRYFTVDLFRMTHSIPDNSGMIIHTPIGRIVHTGDFKLDPTPIDGQVSHLAKIAQAGAEGVLLLIADSTNAERPGITPSEAEVAKALDQVIGQAKGRVFVTTFASHIHRIQSVIRAAERYGRKVAMEGRSMLKFARIALELGYLEVKDRLYTVDEIKDLPDEEVLVLATGSQGQPMSVLSRLASGTHAKLSIRPGDTVILSSSPIPGNEEAVNRVINQLYALGARVLYPPAYKVHASGHASQEELKLILSLTTPRFFMPWHGEIRHQTNFKWLAESMPNPPEKTIVAENGDVVCLKPNDIQITGKVPAGALYVDGLGVGDITDEILEERQLMSADGVVVITALATRDPVVEVVSRGFVKAGQRLHNEIRKMALEMIVKGVRQKKPLEEIRDEIYYPIRKFIRKTTGRDPILIPIVIEG